A genomic segment from Fundulus heteroclitus isolate FHET01 chromosome 6, MU-UCD_Fhet_4.1, whole genome shotgun sequence encodes:
- the gpaa1 gene encoding glycosylphosphatidylinositol anchor attachment 1 protein isoform X2: MGLLSDPNRRRALINLLTRLNAPICVLCYFAGVCWFMGLAFEPFTLRTYMSENAMGSTMVEERFPSGERALATGREFAAHKKKVGGMPVDWLVKTMQARGLEVFTQSFSRTLPFPDEDKERYIVKGTNVYGILRAPRAARTEALVLSAPCSPGDNNNQAVGLLLGLAHYFRGQIFWAKDIIFLVNEHDLIGMQAWLESYHHTNTTGMDWSPLQGRGGSIQAALSLELSSDVITSLDIVLEGLNGQLPNLDLANLFYAFCQKIGVLCTIQGRLQRNDWDSVSGYSHAVQTMMLMVMKQASGRPWGDHGLFLRYHIEAASIKGINSFRQYKTDITTVGRLLEGMFRKLNNLLERLHQSYFFYLMPSLSHFVSIGYYMPAFGLLAVILLLRALDLWVQFVSPPAVTADGVGDVEQSSPGALSVLTPLVISHLTGAALYILPTRFQEIAVEHFPVSETEAVVLTAIAVYTAGLALPHNTHRLLSGEGTEQGWRVLKLVAVLYLAILLGCTALINFSLGFILALTLVPVAAFVTPHVPKTLSAVVLVILSPACTLLLSVFFFQELQEMPVSFQDGWLMYLSVISQGILDHHLYGSLVYPLIALMVYPCWLLFWNILFWK; this comes from the exons ATGGGACTGCTGTCCGATCCCAACAGGAGACGGGCTTTGATCAACCTGTTGACCCGTCTCAATGCTCCAATCTG TGTACTGTGCTACTTTGCCGGCGTATGCTGGTTTATGGGGTTGGCATTTGAGCCGTTCACGTTGCGGACATATATGTCGGAGAACGCCATGGGCTCCACCATGGTGGAGGAGCGCTTCCCTTCAGGAGAACGAGCTCTGGCCACAGGCAGAGAGTTTGCAGCTCACAAGAAGAAAGTTGg CGGGATGCCGGTGGATTGGCTAGTGAAAACGATGCAGGCCCGAGGGCTGGAGGTGTTCACGCAGAGCTTCTCTCGCACGCTTCCCTTCCCGGATGAAGATAAAGAGAGATAT ATTGTGAAAGGTACAAATGTTTACGGGATCCTTCGGGCCCCTCGAGCTGCAAGAACTGAAGCCCTAGTGCTCAGTGCTCCTTGCAGCCCAGGCGATAACAACAACCAGGCTGTGGGGCTGCTACTAGGCCTGGCTCATTACTTCCGCG GTCAGATTTTCTGGGCCAAGGACATAATTTTTCTCGTGAACGAGCACGATCTGATTGGCATGCAGGCCTGGCTGGAGAGCTACCACCACACCAACACTACAG GGATGGACTGGTCTCCGTTACAAGGCCGCGGCGGTTCCATCCAGGCAGCTCTGTCCCTGGAGCTCAGCAGCGACGTCATCACCAGTTTGGACATAGTACTGGAAGGCCTCAATGGCCAGTTACCGAACCTGGATCTAGCAAACCTCTTCTATGCCTTCTGCCAAAAGATCGGGGTCCTCTGCACCATCCAGGGCAGG CTGCAGAGGAACGACTGGGACAGCGTGTCAGGCTACAGCCACGCGGTGCAGACCATGATGCTGATGGTGATGAAGCAGGCCAGCGGTCGGCCTTGGGGAGACCACGGGCTGTTCCTGCGCTACCACATAGAGGCGGCCTCCATCAAGGGCATCAACAGCTTCCGCCAGTACAAGACGGACATCACCACCGTCGGCAG ACTGCTGGAAGGAATGTTTCGGAAGCTGAATAATCTTCTGGAACGTCTTCATCAGTCCTACTTCTTCTACCTCATGCCATCATTGTCCCACTTTGTCTCTATTGGATACTACATGCCAGCATTCGGCCTCCTTGCGGTCATCCTGCTGCTCCGT GCCTTAGACCTGTGGGTGCAGTTTGTGAGTCCACCTGCCGTGACAGCGGATGGAGTTGGCGATGTAGAGCAG TCCAGCCCGGGGGCCCTGTCAGTGTTGACTCCTCTGGTGATCAGCCACCTGACTGGAGCAGCTTTGTACATTCTGCCAACCCGTTTCCAGGAGATCGCCGTCGAGCACTTCCCGGTGTCTGAGACCGAGGCCGTCGTCCTCACAGCCATAGCCGTTTACACGGCAGGCCTGGCTCTGCCTCATAACACACACAG GCTGCTGTCGGGTGAGGGGACAGAGCAGGGCTGGAGGGTGCTGAAGCTCGTCGCCGTTCTCTACCTGGCTATCCTGCTGGGCTGCACTGCCCTCATTAACTTCTCCCTGGGCTTCATCCTGGCTCTCACCCTGGTGCCTGTGGCTGCTTTTGTCACACCCCATGTGCCCAA AACTTTGTCGGCTGTCGTCTTGGTGATCCTCAGCCCCGCCTGCACACTcctcctctctgtgtttttcttccaaGAGCTGCAGGAAATGCCTGTCAGCTTCCAAGACGGCTGGCTGATGTACCTGTCAGTGATTTCGCAGGGAATCCTGGACCATCACTTGTACGGCTCTCTGGTCTACCCACTCATTGCCTTGATGGTTTATCCATGTTGGCTACTTTTCTGGAACATCCTCTTCTGGAAGTAG
- the LOC105935367 gene encoding ranBP-type and C3HC4-type zinc finger-containing protein 1 isoform X3: MALSSGSWALPAPVPASSQQPACSGPGPTACCSTVLMSVRVSVSHSGIRPLCLPGAGSDSLRLQLSMDPNLAGEFRLALRDTSGNRSVFIAEFDLRSVQYEVKSSRCHEMRLAASPHDCIRFNFRCDREAEAWSTVVISSLREAHRVANLIACESDGKHNSDAAGDQRSSASLPLCEELCSELSRAIEAGDIQAASQHASTLARQKAVLTIQPSQKNYTDGEISLSVVVEDASSSCCVTVIVFPYMSVATLKQQVFLEYGFHPRVQRWVIGQCLCADPRSLASYGVQKDGDTAYLYLISARQARVTRQLFQQDLENSLVASPLPPGSSLTSQVWRAYSTLPSKLPHNNQETGGANNKAGDIKDVLDFEKLQLSDHANKASKTQTDWACPSCTFINKPSRPGCEICATARPDVQSCIKQEKGRREDRREPGSSSS; encoded by the exons ATGGCACTCAGCTCGGGCAGCTGGGCTCTCCCAGCCCCGGTGCCCGCCTCGTCCCAGCAGCCTGCGTGCAGCGGGCCCGGGCCGACGGCGTGCTGCAGCACGGTCCTGATGTCCGTCCGCGTCTCGGTGTCCCACTCCGGGATCAGACCCCTCTGCCTACCCGGAGCGGGCAGCGACTCTCTGCGGCTGCAGCTCAGCATGGACCCGAACCTGGCCGGAGAGTTCCGACTGGCTCTGCGAGACACGAGCGGAAACCGCAGCGTG TTCATCGCGGAGTTCGACCTGCGCTCGGTGCAGTACGAGGTCAAATCGTCCCGCTGCCACGAGATGCGCCTCGCTGCTTCGCCCCACGACTGCATCCGCTTCAACTTCCGCTGCGACCGCGAGGCCGAGGCCTGGTCCACCGTGGTGATATCGTCACTCAGGGAGGCGCACAGAG TGGCAAACCTGATCGCCTGTGAGTCAGACGGCAAACACAACTCCGACGCTGCGGGGGATCAGAGGAGCTCGGCCTCTCTGCCGCTCTGTG AAGAGCTGTGCTCGGAGCTGTCCAGGGCGATCGAAGCAGGCGACATCCAGGCTGCCTCCCAGCACGCGTCCACGCTGGCTCGACAGAAGGCGGTTCTGACCATACAGCCGTCCCAGAAGAACTACACAGATGGAGAAATCAG TTTATCCGTGGTGGTGGAGGACGCCTCCTCTTCCTGCTGCGTCACAGTCATCGTTTTCCCCTACATGTCCGTGGCCACGCTCAAGCAGCAG GTCTTCCTTGAGTACGGTTTCCATCCGCGCGTGCAGCGCTGGGTGATCGGCCAGTGCCTGTGCGCCGATCCGAGGTCGCTGGCCTCGTACGGGGTTCAGAAAGACGGCGACACGGCGTACCTTTACCTGATCTCTGCCAGGCAAGCCCGCGTCACACGGCAGCTGTTCCAGCAGGACCTGGAGAACTCCCTGGTGGCTTCGCCGCTGCCGCCAGGAAGCAGCCTCACCTCCCAGGTGTGGAGGGCCTACAGCACCCTGCCGTCGAAGCTGCCCCACAACAACCAGG aaacggGAGGAGCCAACAATAAAGCAGGTGACATCAAAGACGTCCTTGATTttgagaagctgcagctgagCGATCACGCCAACAAAGCCAGCAAGACACAG ACGGACTGGGCCTGTCCCTCGTGCACTTTCATCAACAAGCCATCTCGCCCGGGATGCGAGATCTGTGCCACCGCCAGACCGGACGTGCAGAGCTGCATCAAGCAG GAGAAAGGACGGAGAGAGGATCGCAGAGAACCTGGTTCGAGCAGCAGCTGA
- the gpaa1 gene encoding glycosylphosphatidylinositol anchor attachment 1 protein isoform X1: MGLLSDPNRRRALINLLTRLNAPICVLCYFAGVCWFMGLAFEPFTLRTYMSENAMGSTMVEERFPSGERALATGREFAAHKKKVGGMPVDWLVKTMQARGLEVFTQSFSRTLPFPDEDKERYIVKGTNVYGILRAPRAARTEALVLSAPCSPGDNNNQAVGLLLGLAHYFRGQIFWAKDIIFLVNEHDLIGMQAWLESYHHTNTTGMDWSPLQGRGGSIQAALSLELSSDVITSLDIVLEGLNGQLPNLDLANLFYAFCQKIGVLCTIQGRLQRNDWDSVSGYSHAVQTMMLMVMKQASGRPWGDHGLFLRYHIEAASIKGINSFRQYKTDITTVGRLLEGMFRKLNNLLERLHQSYFFYLMPSLSHFVSIGYYMPAFGLLAVILLLRALDLWVQFVSPPAVTADGVGDVEQQSSPGALSVLTPLVISHLTGAALYILPTRFQEIAVEHFPVSETEAVVLTAIAVYTAGLALPHNTHRLLSGEGTEQGWRVLKLVAVLYLAILLGCTALINFSLGFILALTLVPVAAFVTPHVPKTLSAVVLVILSPACTLLLSVFFFQELQEMPVSFQDGWLMYLSVISQGILDHHLYGSLVYPLIALMVYPCWLLFWNILFWK, from the exons ATGGGACTGCTGTCCGATCCCAACAGGAGACGGGCTTTGATCAACCTGTTGACCCGTCTCAATGCTCCAATCTG TGTACTGTGCTACTTTGCCGGCGTATGCTGGTTTATGGGGTTGGCATTTGAGCCGTTCACGTTGCGGACATATATGTCGGAGAACGCCATGGGCTCCACCATGGTGGAGGAGCGCTTCCCTTCAGGAGAACGAGCTCTGGCCACAGGCAGAGAGTTTGCAGCTCACAAGAAGAAAGTTGg CGGGATGCCGGTGGATTGGCTAGTGAAAACGATGCAGGCCCGAGGGCTGGAGGTGTTCACGCAGAGCTTCTCTCGCACGCTTCCCTTCCCGGATGAAGATAAAGAGAGATAT ATTGTGAAAGGTACAAATGTTTACGGGATCCTTCGGGCCCCTCGAGCTGCAAGAACTGAAGCCCTAGTGCTCAGTGCTCCTTGCAGCCCAGGCGATAACAACAACCAGGCTGTGGGGCTGCTACTAGGCCTGGCTCATTACTTCCGCG GTCAGATTTTCTGGGCCAAGGACATAATTTTTCTCGTGAACGAGCACGATCTGATTGGCATGCAGGCCTGGCTGGAGAGCTACCACCACACCAACACTACAG GGATGGACTGGTCTCCGTTACAAGGCCGCGGCGGTTCCATCCAGGCAGCTCTGTCCCTGGAGCTCAGCAGCGACGTCATCACCAGTTTGGACATAGTACTGGAAGGCCTCAATGGCCAGTTACCGAACCTGGATCTAGCAAACCTCTTCTATGCCTTCTGCCAAAAGATCGGGGTCCTCTGCACCATCCAGGGCAGG CTGCAGAGGAACGACTGGGACAGCGTGTCAGGCTACAGCCACGCGGTGCAGACCATGATGCTGATGGTGATGAAGCAGGCCAGCGGTCGGCCTTGGGGAGACCACGGGCTGTTCCTGCGCTACCACATAGAGGCGGCCTCCATCAAGGGCATCAACAGCTTCCGCCAGTACAAGACGGACATCACCACCGTCGGCAG ACTGCTGGAAGGAATGTTTCGGAAGCTGAATAATCTTCTGGAACGTCTTCATCAGTCCTACTTCTTCTACCTCATGCCATCATTGTCCCACTTTGTCTCTATTGGATACTACATGCCAGCATTCGGCCTCCTTGCGGTCATCCTGCTGCTCCGT GCCTTAGACCTGTGGGTGCAGTTTGTGAGTCCACCTGCCGTGACAGCGGATGGAGTTGGCGATGTAGAGCAG CAGTCCAGCCCGGGGGCCCTGTCAGTGTTGACTCCTCTGGTGATCAGCCACCTGACTGGAGCAGCTTTGTACATTCTGCCAACCCGTTTCCAGGAGATCGCCGTCGAGCACTTCCCGGTGTCTGAGACCGAGGCCGTCGTCCTCACAGCCATAGCCGTTTACACGGCAGGCCTGGCTCTGCCTCATAACACACACAG GCTGCTGTCGGGTGAGGGGACAGAGCAGGGCTGGAGGGTGCTGAAGCTCGTCGCCGTTCTCTACCTGGCTATCCTGCTGGGCTGCACTGCCCTCATTAACTTCTCCCTGGGCTTCATCCTGGCTCTCACCCTGGTGCCTGTGGCTGCTTTTGTCACACCCCATGTGCCCAA AACTTTGTCGGCTGTCGTCTTGGTGATCCTCAGCCCCGCCTGCACACTcctcctctctgtgtttttcttccaaGAGCTGCAGGAAATGCCTGTCAGCTTCCAAGACGGCTGGCTGATGTACCTGTCAGTGATTTCGCAGGGAATCCTGGACCATCACTTGTACGGCTCTCTGGTCTACCCACTCATTGCCTTGATGGTTTATCCATGTTGGCTACTTTTCTGGAACATCCTCTTCTGGAAGTAG
- the LOC105935367 gene encoding ranBP-type and C3HC4-type zinc finger-containing protein 1 isoform X1, with protein MALSSGSWALPAPVPASSQQPACSGPGPTACCSTVLMSVRVSVSHSGIRPLCLPGAGSDSLRLQLSMDPNLAGEFRLALRDTSGNRSVFIAEFDLRSVQYEVKSSRCHEMRLAASPHDCIRFNFRCDREAEAWSTVVISSLREAHRVANLIACESDGKHNSDAAGDQRSSASLPLCEELCSELSRAIEAGDIQAASQHASTLARQKAVLTIQPSQKNYTDGEISLSVVVEDASSSCCVTVIVFPYMSVATLKQQVFLEYGFHPRVQRWVIGQCLCADPRSLASYGVQKDGDTAYLYLISARQARVTRQLFQQDLENSLVASPLPPGSSLTSQVWRAYSTLPSKLPHNNQETGGANNKAGDIKDVLDFEKLQLSDHANKASKTQQTDWACPSCTFINKPSRPGCEICATARPDVQSCIKQEKGRREDRREPGSSSS; from the exons ATGGCACTCAGCTCGGGCAGCTGGGCTCTCCCAGCCCCGGTGCCCGCCTCGTCCCAGCAGCCTGCGTGCAGCGGGCCCGGGCCGACGGCGTGCTGCAGCACGGTCCTGATGTCCGTCCGCGTCTCGGTGTCCCACTCCGGGATCAGACCCCTCTGCCTACCCGGAGCGGGCAGCGACTCTCTGCGGCTGCAGCTCAGCATGGACCCGAACCTGGCCGGAGAGTTCCGACTGGCTCTGCGAGACACGAGCGGAAACCGCAGCGTG TTCATCGCGGAGTTCGACCTGCGCTCGGTGCAGTACGAGGTCAAATCGTCCCGCTGCCACGAGATGCGCCTCGCTGCTTCGCCCCACGACTGCATCCGCTTCAACTTCCGCTGCGACCGCGAGGCCGAGGCCTGGTCCACCGTGGTGATATCGTCACTCAGGGAGGCGCACAGAG TGGCAAACCTGATCGCCTGTGAGTCAGACGGCAAACACAACTCCGACGCTGCGGGGGATCAGAGGAGCTCGGCCTCTCTGCCGCTCTGTG AAGAGCTGTGCTCGGAGCTGTCCAGGGCGATCGAAGCAGGCGACATCCAGGCTGCCTCCCAGCACGCGTCCACGCTGGCTCGACAGAAGGCGGTTCTGACCATACAGCCGTCCCAGAAGAACTACACAGATGGAGAAATCAG TTTATCCGTGGTGGTGGAGGACGCCTCCTCTTCCTGCTGCGTCACAGTCATCGTTTTCCCCTACATGTCCGTGGCCACGCTCAAGCAGCAG GTCTTCCTTGAGTACGGTTTCCATCCGCGCGTGCAGCGCTGGGTGATCGGCCAGTGCCTGTGCGCCGATCCGAGGTCGCTGGCCTCGTACGGGGTTCAGAAAGACGGCGACACGGCGTACCTTTACCTGATCTCTGCCAGGCAAGCCCGCGTCACACGGCAGCTGTTCCAGCAGGACCTGGAGAACTCCCTGGTGGCTTCGCCGCTGCCGCCAGGAAGCAGCCTCACCTCCCAGGTGTGGAGGGCCTACAGCACCCTGCCGTCGAAGCTGCCCCACAACAACCAGG aaacggGAGGAGCCAACAATAAAGCAGGTGACATCAAAGACGTCCTTGATTttgagaagctgcagctgagCGATCACGCCAACAAAGCCAGCAAGACACAG CAGACGGACTGGGCCTGTCCCTCGTGCACTTTCATCAACAAGCCATCTCGCCCGGGATGCGAGATCTGTGCCACCGCCAGACCGGACGTGCAGAGCTGCATCAAGCAG GAGAAAGGACGGAGAGAGGATCGCAGAGAACCTGGTTCGAGCAGCAGCTGA
- the LOC105935367 gene encoding ranBP-type and C3HC4-type zinc finger-containing protein 1 isoform X2: protein MALSSGSWALPAPVPASSQQPACSGPGPTACCSTVLMSVRVSVSHSGIRPLCLPGAGSDSLRLQLSMDPNLAGEFRLALRDTSGNRSVFIAEFDLRSVQYEVKSSRCHEMRLAASPHDCIRFNFRCDREAEAWSTVVISSLREAHRVANLIACESDGKHNSDAAGDQRSSASLPLCELCSELSRAIEAGDIQAASQHASTLARQKAVLTIQPSQKNYTDGEISLSVVVEDASSSCCVTVIVFPYMSVATLKQQVFLEYGFHPRVQRWVIGQCLCADPRSLASYGVQKDGDTAYLYLISARQARVTRQLFQQDLENSLVASPLPPGSSLTSQVWRAYSTLPSKLPHNNQETGGANNKAGDIKDVLDFEKLQLSDHANKASKTQQTDWACPSCTFINKPSRPGCEICATARPDVQSCIKQEKGRREDRREPGSSSS from the exons ATGGCACTCAGCTCGGGCAGCTGGGCTCTCCCAGCCCCGGTGCCCGCCTCGTCCCAGCAGCCTGCGTGCAGCGGGCCCGGGCCGACGGCGTGCTGCAGCACGGTCCTGATGTCCGTCCGCGTCTCGGTGTCCCACTCCGGGATCAGACCCCTCTGCCTACCCGGAGCGGGCAGCGACTCTCTGCGGCTGCAGCTCAGCATGGACCCGAACCTGGCCGGAGAGTTCCGACTGGCTCTGCGAGACACGAGCGGAAACCGCAGCGTG TTCATCGCGGAGTTCGACCTGCGCTCGGTGCAGTACGAGGTCAAATCGTCCCGCTGCCACGAGATGCGCCTCGCTGCTTCGCCCCACGACTGCATCCGCTTCAACTTCCGCTGCGACCGCGAGGCCGAGGCCTGGTCCACCGTGGTGATATCGTCACTCAGGGAGGCGCACAGAG TGGCAAACCTGATCGCCTGTGAGTCAGACGGCAAACACAACTCCGACGCTGCGGGGGATCAGAGGAGCTCGGCCTCTCTGCCGCTCTGTG AGCTGTGCTCGGAGCTGTCCAGGGCGATCGAAGCAGGCGACATCCAGGCTGCCTCCCAGCACGCGTCCACGCTGGCTCGACAGAAGGCGGTTCTGACCATACAGCCGTCCCAGAAGAACTACACAGATGGAGAAATCAG TTTATCCGTGGTGGTGGAGGACGCCTCCTCTTCCTGCTGCGTCACAGTCATCGTTTTCCCCTACATGTCCGTGGCCACGCTCAAGCAGCAG GTCTTCCTTGAGTACGGTTTCCATCCGCGCGTGCAGCGCTGGGTGATCGGCCAGTGCCTGTGCGCCGATCCGAGGTCGCTGGCCTCGTACGGGGTTCAGAAAGACGGCGACACGGCGTACCTTTACCTGATCTCTGCCAGGCAAGCCCGCGTCACACGGCAGCTGTTCCAGCAGGACCTGGAGAACTCCCTGGTGGCTTCGCCGCTGCCGCCAGGAAGCAGCCTCACCTCCCAGGTGTGGAGGGCCTACAGCACCCTGCCGTCGAAGCTGCCCCACAACAACCAGG aaacggGAGGAGCCAACAATAAAGCAGGTGACATCAAAGACGTCCTTGATTttgagaagctgcagctgagCGATCACGCCAACAAAGCCAGCAAGACACAG CAGACGGACTGGGCCTGTCCCTCGTGCACTTTCATCAACAAGCCATCTCGCCCGGGATGCGAGATCTGTGCCACCGCCAGACCGGACGTGCAGAGCTGCATCAAGCAG GAGAAAGGACGGAGAGAGGATCGCAGAGAACCTGGTTCGAGCAGCAGCTGA
- the LOC105935391 gene encoding alanine aminotransferase 2, giving the protein MSVLQEISANVRNMKSMEYPVLARRTNQIQEELRKGVRKPYRDVIDVSWGDPHRAGVKPLSFVRQVLAACLYPKLMEGDRLMVDVRQRARRLLKECAGGSIGSYSNTAGIPEIVQRVSEFITRRDGGVPCRRENIFISSGSQWALANILKVLVNSEASPRTGVLTPVPCHSTTILSLTALGAAAVPYHLTEERGWALEVEELQQALDSAKGVCSPVALYVINPGNPAGYVQNRKSMQEVIRFAAEKRLFLLADEVYQDCVYGKTEFVSYKRALAEMGPPLSETVELASFHTASKGLMGECGLRAGYVELVNLDPAVMKHINSLFSTNSCAPVLGQIALDVMTNPPQPGDPSYPLYMKETQHIRTSLAENVRRVEEVVNSLPGFSCQPVEGGAFAFPTVFLPPKAIKRAKEVGMKPDTFYCLRLLEEAGLLFSPGNDYGQKEGTYHIRFCIMIPLDVMEELLRRLSGFHKRFMKEFS; this is encoded by the exons ATGTCTGTCCTGCAGGAGATCAGCGCAAATGTGAGAAACATGAAGTCGATGGAGTATCCTGTCTTGGCCAGGCGGACCAACCAGATCCAGGAGGAGCTCAGAAAG GGAGTTAGAAAACCCTACAGGGACGTGATCGATGTCTCCTGGGGTGACCCACACAGGGCTGGTGTGAAACCGCTTTCGTTTGTAAGACAG GTTCTCGCGGCGTGTCTCTACCCTAAGCTCATGGAAGGAGACAGACTGATGGTGGATGTCAGGCAGAGGGCTCGGAGACTGCTGAAAGAATGTGCGGGAGGGAGTATAG GTTCATACTCCAACACAGCTGGAATACCAGAAATAGTTCAGAGAGTCTCTGAATTCATCACCAGACGGGACGGTGGGGTCCCGTGCCGCCGTGAAAACATCTTCATCAGCTCCGGCTCACAGTGGGCGCTCGCG AACATTTTAAAGGTCTTGGTGAATTCTGAGGCCTCACCCAGAACTGGAGTGCTGACCCCGGTGCCGTGCCACTCCACCACCATTTTATCCCTGACGGCGCTGGGAGCGGCGGCGGTCCCCTACCACCTCACAGAGGAGCGGGGCTGGGCgctggaggtggaggagctgcagcaggctTTGGACTCTGCAAAGGGCGTGTGCAGCCCGGTCGCTCTGTATGTCATCAACCCTGGAAACCCGGCAG GCTATGTTCAAAACAGAAAATCCATGCAAGAGGTGATCAGGTTTGCTGCAGAGAAGAGGCTTTTTCTTCTGGCCGATGAG GTGTATCAGGACTGTGTTTACGGGAAAACCGAATTTGTCTCCTATAAAAGAGCTCTGGCTGAGATGGGGCCTCCTCTTTCAGAAACAGTAGAGCTGGCATCCTTCCACACGGCATCCAAAGGCCTCATGGGAGA GTGTGGTCTACGTGCCGGGTACGTCGAGCTTGTTAACCTCGACCCTGCCGTAATGAAACACATCAACAGTCTATTCTCCACCAACTCCTGCGCACCAGTGTTGGGACAGATCGCCCTGGACGTGATGACAAATCCCCCGCAACCAGGAGACCCCTCATACCCTCTTTATATGAAG GAGACGCAGCACATCAGGACCTCACTGGCTGAAAATGTGAGGAGGGTGGAAGAAGTCGTCAACAGCTTGCCAGGTTTCAGCTGCCAACCAGTGGAAGGAGGAGCGTTTGCGTTCCCCACAGTGTTTCTTCCACCCAAAGCCATCAAGAGAGCCAAG GAGGTTGGAATGAAACCAGACACGTTTTACTGTTTGAGACTGCTGGAGGAGGCGGGATTGTTGTTTAGTCCTGGCAATGATTATGGACAAAAGGAGGGCACCTACCACATCAG ATTTTGCATCATGATCCCTTTAGACGTCATGGAAGAACTACTGAGACGTTTGAGCGGCTTTCACAAAAGGTTTATGAAGGAGTTTTCATAA
- the exosc4 gene encoding exosome complex component RRP41, which yields MAGLELLTDQGYRLDGRKATELRKVQARMGVFAQADGSAYLEQGNTKALAVVYGPHEMRGSRSRALHDRAVINCQYSMATFSTAERKRRPHGDRKSTEMSLHLKQTFEAAVMTQLFPRSQIDIYVKILQSDGGNYSVCVNAATLAVIDAGIPMRDYVCACTVGFVDETPLADLCHAEEGGGVSSLALALLPRGGQIALVQMDARLHQDHLETLIEAAMTACKGVSKVLDGVVRQHLHEASVHSRE from the exons ATGGCGGGCCTGGAGCTGCTCACTGATCAGGGTTACCGCCTGGATGGAAGAAAAGCCACCGAACTGCGCAAAGTTCAGGCTCGAATGGGAGTTTTTGCCCAGGCCGACGGTTCTGCTTATCTAGAGCAAGGAAACACCAAGGCTCTGGCTGTGGTCTACGGTCCACACGAA ATGCGGGGATCGAGGAGTCGGGCCCTTCACGATCGAGCTGTTATCAACTGCCAGTACAGCATGGCCACGTTCAGCACCGCCGAGAGGAAGAGGCGACCGCACGGAGATCGCAAGTCCACCGAGATGAGTCTCCACCTGAAGCAGACGTTCGAAGCGGCTGTGATGACCCAGCTCTTCCCGCGCTCTCAGATAGACATCTATGTGAAG ATTCTCCAGTCAGATGGAGGGAACTACAGCGTGTGCGTGAACGCAGCCACCCTGGCGGTCATCGACGCAGGCATCCCTATGAGAGATTACGTCTGCGCCTGCACCGTTGGTTTCGTCGACGAGACTCCTCTCGCGGACCTTTGCCACGCCGAGGAGGGCGGGGGAGTGAGCTCTCTGGCTCTGGCGCTGCTGCCCCGGGGAGGACAGATCGCTCTCGTTCAGATGGACGCGCGGCTGCACCAGGACCACCTGGAAACTCTGATCGAAGCCGCGATGACCGCCTGTAAAGGTGTGAGCAAGGTGCTGGACGGGGTGGTGAGGCAGCATCTCCACGAGGCGTCGGTGCACTCCAGAGAGTGA